The Haloferax sp. Atlit-12N genome segment GCGAACGTCGTCGGCGACTCGGGCTGGAACCACGCGAGCGCCTGTCGCTCGGGGATTGCGAGCCCATCGAGCGCGTCGGCGAGTTTGTAGTTCCACGCGCCCGCGGCGAGCACGAGCGCGTCCGCGACGTACACGCCGCGGTCGGTGCGGACGCGCACCCCGCCGTCGTTCGTCTCCGCCCAGTCTTCGACCCGTTCGCGGGCGCGAATCTCGGCACCCCGGGCCTGCGCCGCTTCGGTGTGCGCGATAATCGCCTGTTCGGGGACGATGAACCCGCCGTCTTCCTGATAGACCGCGCGGTACTCCTCGGGGAGTTCGTAGCCGGGGAACCGCTCGTTGACCTCCGCGCCGGTCAGCACCTCGTGCGGGATGTCGTGTTCCTCACAGGAGCGTTTCGAACCCGCGAACACGTCGTTGTCCTCTGGTCCGGCGTCGATGGAGCCGGTTCGGTGGATGACCTCGCGGCCGGTCTCCTCGGCGAGGTCGTCCCAGAGGTCGTACGCGCGTTCGATGAGCGGGACGTACGAGGGGTGTTCGTAGTACGCGCGGCGGATGATGCGGGTGATGCCGTGAGACGACCCCTGCGAGTGGGGGATGTCGTAGCGTTCGAGACCGACGACGTCGAGGCCGCGGTCGGCGAGGTGGTACGCGGTCGCGCTTCCCATCCCGCCGACCCCGACGACGGCGACGTCGTATCGGTCGTCGCGGACACTCATTGTGTCCGGCGCTTCGGAACATCCCCCCTTCACTCTTGACCTGTATCACGGAGCCCCTTTTTCAAGGGAGCGACGCCCGGCCCGCCGAGAGCGACGCTGGCGGCCGAACGGCGACCGCTCTCGGATATCCACCACCACTTATACGGGTCAACTATTCCCGACGAATCCTTTTCCACAGATGTGTGTTTCTTCCTCCCATGACACGGTGGAACAACAATCGTGACGAGATCGGTGCGGTAAGTGCCGACATCACCGCGGAAACGAACGCGTTGCCGGCGAGGTACTTCACCGACCCGGAGGTCCACGAGATGGAAAAGGAGAAAGTGTTCGGTCAGTACTGGGTCTACGCGGGCCACGAGACCCACATCCCGGACGCCGGCGACTACTTCACGCGAACCATCGGTGACAAGCAGATAATCGTCACCCGCGACGGCGAGGGCGACGTGCGGGCGTTCTACAACGTCTGTGCCCACCGCGGGTCGAAGATGCTCGACGACACGCCGATGACCGACACCGGAACCCTCAATCGAATCACCTGCCCGTACCACCTCTGGGCGTACGAACTCGACGGGTCGCTCCAGAGCACCCCCAAGAGCTTCGAGGAGGCGAGCCTGAACCCGGACCTCGACGACGACGCCGTCAGCGAACTCGACCCCGAAGAAAACGGGCTCATGGAGGTCAACACGGACGCCATTGGGCCGCTCGTGTTCGTCAACTTCGAGGACGAACCGAGCCTCTCGCTGGCCGAACAGGCCGGGTCGATGAAGACGGAACTCGAGGACCTGCCGCTCGGCGAGTACGAACACGCCCGGCGCTACGTCTCCGAAGTCGAGTGCAACTGGAAGACGTTCAGCGGGAACTACTCCGAGTGCGACCACTGTCAGGCGAACCACCAAGACTGGGTGCAGGGGCTCGAACTCATGGAGTCCGAACTCGAAGTCAACGACTACCACTGGGTGCTTCACTACAAGCACAAAGAGGACGTCGACGACGAGATGCGCATCCACCCCGAACACGAGGCCAAGTTCTACTACTTCTGGCCGAACTTCACGGTCAACATGTACGGCACCGCCGACGGCTACGGCACGTACATCATCGACCCCATCGACGAGGGGCGCTTCCAGCTCATCGCGGACTACTACTTCCGCGACTCCGACCTGTCGGAAGAAGAAGAGAAGTTCGTCCAGACGAGCCGACAGCTCCAAGAAGAGGACTTCGAACTCGTCGAACGGCAGTACGAGGGACTCACGTCCGGCGCGCTCGGACAGGCACAGCTCGGTCCGAACGAACACACCGTCCACAAACTGCACCGCCTCGCACAGGACGCTTACAATGCCTGAAAACGAGGATGCCAAACTAGCCGAAAAACCACGCGCCGGCGTCGTCACCTGCCCGGCGTGCGACCTCCACGTCTCCGTCACGGAGCCGA includes the following:
- a CDS encoding aromatic ring-hydroxylating dioxygenase subunit alpha, yielding MTRWNNNRDEIGAVSADITAETNALPARYFTDPEVHEMEKEKVFGQYWVYAGHETHIPDAGDYFTRTIGDKQIIVTRDGEGDVRAFYNVCAHRGSKMLDDTPMTDTGTLNRITCPYHLWAYELDGSLQSTPKSFEEASLNPDLDDDAVSELDPEENGLMEVNTDAIGPLVFVNFEDEPSLSLAEQAGSMKTELEDLPLGEYEHARRYVSEVECNWKTFSGNYSECDHCQANHQDWVQGLELMESELEVNDYHWVLHYKHKEDVDDEMRIHPEHEAKFYYFWPNFTVNMYGTADGYGTYIIDPIDEGRFQLIADYYFRDSDLSEEEEKFVQTSRQLQEEDFELVERQYEGLTSGALGQAQLGPNEHTVHKLHRLAQDAYNA
- the solA gene encoding N-methyl-L-tryptophan oxidase gives rise to the protein MSVRDDRYDVAVVGVGGMGSATAYHLADRGLDVVGLERYDIPHSQGSSHGITRIIRRAYYEHPSYVPLIERAYDLWDDLAEETGREVIHRTGSIDAGPEDNDVFAGSKRSCEEHDIPHEVLTGAEVNERFPGYELPEEYRAVYQEDGGFIVPEQAIIAHTEAAQARGAEIRARERVEDWAETNDGGVRVRTDRGVYVADALVLAAGAWNYKLADALDGLAIPERQALAWFQPESPTTFAPEEFPVWNLSVPEGRFYGFPVHDVPGFKLGKYHHRDEEVDPDDFDREPNRADEAILRDVTEKYFPEAAGPTMSLATCMFTNSPDEHFILDTLPDHPQVAVGAGFSGHGFKFASVIGEILADLVVEGESDLPLDMFSLDRFE